The following is a genomic window from Serratia ficaria.
GGAATACTACGATGCCGACGCCTCCGCCAACGCCCAGCTTTCCGCTCGCCTGCCGTACCTGTTCGCCTGCTGCCGCTTCGCGCACTATCTGAAGTGCATCGTGCGCGACAAGATCGGCTCCTTCCGCGAACGCGACGACATGGAGCGCTGGCTGAACGACTGGATCATGAACTACGTGGATGGCGATCCGGCCAACTCCTCGCAGGAAACCAAGTCGCGCAAACCGCTGGCCGCGGCGGAAGTGCAGGTCGAAGAGATCGAAGACAACCCGGGCTACTACAGCGCCAAGTTCTTCCTTCGCCCGCACTACCAGCTGGAAGGCCTGACCGTTTCCCTGCGCCTGGTGTCGAAGCTGCCTTCGCTGAAGCAGAACGACGCGTCCTGATGTGCTGAAAGTCAGGCCGCGATCGGGCGGCCTGACCGGCATCCGTCTTAATTGCAAGAAGTTTGGTTTTGGGCGTTGGATTAGCGGCCACAACCATCGAATTGGGTTTCTTATTCAATGAAATAAGAGCCCGGTAATTAATACCGATAGCTTTCGGTATTTCATAAGGTGCATGGCACAAGGATATAAAATGGTAATGCATTACCACATTGCAATTCCTGCTGCTATTACCTGAATTTTTCAACGCAACGTTAATACTACTGTTAACCCTTAATAAAGAGTGAAGAAACTATGGCTATTGATATGTTCCTGAAAGTTGAAGGTGCCAGCGGCGAATCTAAAGATTCGAATCACAAGGGCTGGACCGACATTACTTCTTTCTCCTGGGGCGCTTCTCAACCGGGCAACATGGGTGTAGGCGGCGGCGGCGGCGCCGGCAAGGTGTGCTTTAACGACCTGCATGTGAATGCGCTGGTCGACAAGTCAACTCCTGCACTGCTGAAACACTGTTCCAGCGGCAAACACCTGACCAAGATTGAGCTGTCGGTCTGCAAGGCCGGCGGTACTCAGGTTGAGTACGTCAAAATTACTCTGGACGACGTGCTGGTCACCGCGGTGCAGTACACCGGTGCCGGCGGCGAAGACACCGTAGGCGTTACCTACTCCTTCCAGGCGGCTAAAGTCAAGCAGCAATACTGGGAGCAGAGCGATAAAGGCGGTAAAGGCGCAGAAAGCAGCGCAGGTTGGAATATCAAGGAAAACCGCGAAGCTTAATTTGTATGCCCCCCGGTTGCAACCGGGGGGTTTAATATAGGGAAATAACAATGAATAATAACCGCCCCATTTTTTCAGCCGCATGGACTGCAAGCACTAAAATATATAACGCGCAATATTCAGCTCAGAATGTTGCCAAAATTATCGGCGGGCGTGTAGCCATGAATATTGCGCCTAATGGAAAGTGGGAAAACACCTGCGCTGTACGTATGAGCTACATCTTGAATAAATCCGGTTTTCCCATTCCTTATGTAAAAGATCAGACCGTATCAGGTGCAGATCGTCAGTGGTATTTTTTTAGAGTTAAAGATCTTATCGCTTATTTGACAAAGATCTGGGGCAAACCCGACCTTCGAGTCAAGTTCCCTCCTCCAGGTGGTGGTGAATTAGCCGGAAAGAAAGGGATAATATTGTTTGAAATTGCAGGTTGGAGTGATGCAGGAGGACATGCTACGCTCTGGAATGGGAACGGCGATTGTTATGATCATTGTTATTTCAATGAACCAGAAGCTCGCTATACAACAAATTACGCTAACTTTTGGTTATTGAGATGAAAAAAATTCTTATCTCCTTTTTTTGTATATATGCCACTTGCGCTATAGCACAGAAAAATCAAGAAACACCTATTGAAAAGTGGCCGCCGCAAGCGGCGTACCGAAACTATTTGCAAAACTACAAGGATATTGCTCTAACCTACTGCATTTCCGTCGCTTATAAGACATCACCAGAGGCCAGCAAAGATGCAATTGCCTCATCGAATGGAATCGATGCCTGGTCATACTATGCAATTCGTGATGAAGAATCCCCTATCATCGCGCTGACAAAACGGTACTTACAACAGAATTACAATGCAAAAGATGGTAAAAGCCGCTTAGACTTAATGAAGTGCATGGATATGTACCATAGTGAAGATCTTGACAAACTTGCGAAAGACTATGTACAGCGCCCTAATGATAATTGGGTGAAAGACAATCCGGATAGAGTAAATAGAAAAACCCATGAGAAATAGCCAGAAAAAATTCCAGGCAAAACCATCACGACAGCAGAGAGCAATTACTTAAAGCGGAAAAGTGATGAAGGGCTGATAAACAGAATAAATTATGAAGTCGAGCTCTATTTAAATGGAAATTATCGCTAAGGAATTTGCCCTAATGAAATTATGTGCATTTTTGCTCAGCAGCTTATTATTATCTTCCACCGCTTATGCGGCAGAAAAAAACGTCAAACCATTGGCTATTGATGGCCTGTGGCAAGTAACTCAAGTCAATATCGACAATGAGGCAACTCGCACACTCAATTATCAATTTAACGACCCTCGATTGCTTGGCAGGATCATCAATATATCCAGTCAATCAATTGAAAGCAATTTACCGGAAAAAGACGTCTGCACAACGCCAACCTTGAGCATTGAGAAGAATACATTAAACCAACTCATAGCTAAATCTATGGGGCCAAATGTCACTGTTAAAAACTATGAACTGAATGAAAGCGGGCAAGCAGAAATTTCTCTTTTCAAGCTCACGTGCAATTCCGGCTCGTTCGGCCCATCAGAAAATAGCGCAGGCTCCTGGTTTGCCGAACTCAATCCGCAAAAAGCGCTGGTTAAATGGTACGATGGTTCACTATTGCAGTTAGAACGATTACCAGAGAACCCTAAACCCGTCGCGTCTTTTGACTGTACTAAAGCTAAAAGCATTGTTGAAAAAACAATCTGCTCAGACTTCAATTTATCCGCCTATGACAAAAGTGTCTCTCAAGCTTGGCTGTTGGCAAAAAAACAGGCTACCGACGTAGGAGATAAAAAGCTGATGACCTCTTTAAGCAGTACGCAAAAAACCTGGTTACTGCAAAGGGATAAATGCAGGGATAACAAGGATTGCCTGACCAATATGATGCAAGAGAGAATCAATGATCTTTCCGCATACGAGTAAAATTGCAACTCTATTAATATTGGCGGTATTGAGTATGAAAGCGGTCGCCAACGTAAAATATTCCCCGGAAGAGAACCTCAAAAACTACGCACTCAGCGTCTGCGTCGCCGACGGGTACTCAGCAAAAGAAATAAAAAACGATGCCGCCGCCGCAGCTCGGGGTTACACGGAGTTTGGCGATTACTCTCTCGAAGCACATACCGCCGTCAGGGCGCTGGCAAAGAAATTTCTGGCGAAGCCATATGACAGCCAGTCAGGCGAACCGATGACGATGGTGAAATGCATCGATCTTGTACATAGCCAAGAGTTGCAAGTCATCATCAAGAAATATCAAGGGAAAGACGACAATTGATCATAAATCTGTATCCCTTCACAGAGTAAATGTTAGTTTAGAGAAATGGGAAAGGAATCCTTATGCAATACAAAACAAAAGCAGATCTGGATAGATCTATCGATGAACTCAAAAAACTATCAAGAACGTTTTCACGACAGTATCTATAAACCAACGAATCGAGAGCTAATTTCTCACTGGAAATAGACCAACTTATTCAGTTTGCGCAAAGGGAGATCAGTATACACTGCACATCCTACTCTGGGGCAATCAGTATTATTGACGATGAAATAAAAAACCTAAAGCAACAAGAGTTCGATATTGACACGGGCAAAGCTAAACTTTTTGTCGCAATAAAAAAAGAAAAAAGAGAAAAATTTTCAAACTTGATTATGAAACAAGTTGGCTTTGTCAGCGGCGGCTCTCAGATATTTGCTGGAATCGGGACTTGTGCACTTTCCGTAGGCATAGCCTGCGGAGGCGTTGGCGTACCGTTAATTGCTCAAGGAACAAATAATGTTTATGAAAATGGTTATTACTTGCTTTTCAGAAAAAATAAGGTTGGCAGTATAAGAGAGGCATACCACTACGCTGCTAATTACCTAGGTTATAATAAGAATGAAGCTGATATAGTATATAGCTCCGTTGACATCTCTCTATCGGGGTACGGTATCTTTAGTAAATCATTAAGACCCGACTCGTGGCGTTTATTTAGATACATAAATAGTGATTACATTCGCGGGTGGAAACAGCTTGGCACTGTCCCATTGGGCACAGAAATTTTTTCGAATGCCATAACTGGCTATGGAATTTACAAACTAATCGACGAGGAAACAAAACAGTGAGTGATGACGTCACGCTTTCCACCTACTCTTACTCATTTGTTTTTTTATACTTTTTCCTGTCAATCATAGTATTTGTCGGATTGTATCGCCTAAAGCAAAAAGCCAACAATAAAAAATCATACTTCCTTTTTGTGATAGCCACCATAGTGAACATATTTTCAAGCATCATTCAAGGTTTGGTATTTAACTATGGCTCGGAGATATTAGATCCAATTATCAATATAAAATTCCAAGATTATGATAATGTATGGTACGCCAGCATTATATTTGCAATAATATATTTATCTCAACTGCCAACTAATTTATATTACAAGGAAAAGAGTAAAAAAAATGATCGTGATGGCAAAAACATCACCTGACATATACAGCCTCACATTCATATATTTAGGTTCGAGAGAATAAAATGTGCTTGCCAAAAAAAATTGGGTCACTCACATTTAAAGACCTCCCTTAGAAATAAATCAAGTCGAATTCATCCAGTTACCGAGCTCAACTGTCTGGGTCATAAGATCTTATCAGCAGGAATGCCTTATGCGATTTTCTATTGTAAAAAACAAAAATGGCCAGGTTCCGCCACAGAGCAGCTGCGATTTCCTGCCGCCGGGCGGCACCATCGGCCGCAGCGTAGACAACAACCTGGTATTGCCGGACGAAGAGCGCGCCATCTCGCGCCTGCAGGCAATCGTGCATATTTCCGCTGACGGCGAATGCCGGGTGACCAACCGCGGCAACGTGACCCGCGTGCTGCTTAACGATATCCCGCTGGAGCGCGGCCGCCAGGTCGAGCTGCAGGACGGCGACATTCTGGGTATCGACGACTATCAAATTCAGGTCAGCGCGCTGCAACAGCACGCCGCGCCGCCGGCCCAACCGGCGGCGCGAGTCACCGAGGCCGCGCCTGCGCCAACGCCGGCTCCCGCCGCCAAAGAAAAATCCGCCGGGCCCATTCCCAATGAGATCTGGGACAGCCTGGTGGAGGAGTTTACCCCTAACACGCCGACCGCCGCCGCGCCGGCGCCGGCCGTTAATCATGATAACCATCCGCTGCTGGAAACCCCGCAGCCTGAATTGAATCCGGCGGATCCGCTGGCGCAGCTGGCGGGCAACGTCGATTTACGCCAGCTGCAGCAGCAAGAAACCGATCCGGCGGCGCTGTTCAATACCGACACCACGTTCAACCGCGACCATATTCTGGCCGACACCACCCCCAGCGCGCTGTTGGCCGAACAGCGCCCGGCGGCGACCCGCCAGCCCGAACCGGTGAAAGCGTCGCCCGCCGCGGCGGAGAAACGCGAGCAAGAACTGGATCCGCTGGCGCTGTTTGGCGACTCTTCCGCCCCCGCCGCACCCGATGCGTTGAACGGCAACGATCCTTTGGGCCTGCTGATGGGCGGGGCCGTGCCGCTGGCGCAGCCGGGCTCTTCCACGCCGTCTCAACCCCCGCTGCAGCCACAGCCGTCTCAGCCTCAGCCGCAGCCACAGCCGTCTCAGCCTCAGCCGCAGCCGCAGGCGGCCGCCGAACCGGCAGCGCCGCAGCCTCCGCGTGCCACACCCGCCGCGCCGATGCCGGAGCCGGAGCCGCAATTCCAGCGCCAGGAGCCGCCGGCACAGCCGCCGCGCCCGCGCCAGGGCAATCGCCTGGGCATCGATCCCGTCGCCTATCAGTCCGCCCGCCCGCAAAACGGCGCCGCACCGAACGGCGATCGGTTGGAGGGGCCGTTGCTGACGGCGCTGCTGCAGGGCATCGGCCTGGATGATCTGCAGCCGCAGCCGCATTTCGATGAACAGCAGATCCGTCAGTTCGGCCGGCTGCTCAGCCTGTTCTCGCAGGGAACCGTCGCCCTGCTGTCTTCGCGCTCAATCCTCAAACGCGGCGTGAAGGCGGAAATGACCATGATCCTCGACGAGGCCAACAACCCGTTCAAGCTGTTGCCCTCGGGCAAAACGGTGCTGATGCAGATGTTCGGCAGCCAGATGCCTGGCTTTATGCCGCCGGAGCAGGCGGTGCGCGATGCGCTGATCGACCTGCAGGCGCACCAGTTGGGCATGATCGCCGGCATCCGCGCCATCATCGCCGCCATGCTGCAGTCGTTCAACCCGGACCGTCTCGAAGAAGAGGCCCGCAAGGAAGGCGCCGCGCCGCGTCTGTCGCTGCCCGCCAATCGCAAGGCGGCGCTGTGGGATTACTTCGTGAAAAACTATCAGCAGACTTCCGGAGAGATAGAAGACGATTTCCACACTCTGTTCGGCGAAGCCTTCCTGCACGCCTATGACGTTGAAGTGAATCAATATAAAGACTCACAGACCAAACCGGACGCGTAATGAATATCACTATAGCCTCTACCTCCAATCAGGGCGGCCGCGACTCTAATCAGGATCAGACCGGCGAAGTGGTCGGCAACCGCGCGGCCTGTTTCGTGGTGTGCGACGGCATTGCCGGCTTCCCCGGCGGCGACATCGCCGCCAGGCTGGCGCGCGACACCATCCTGCAGAACTTCGACGGCGAAAAGCACATGAACGCGCAAAGCATTCGCCAGCATATTTCGCGCGCCAATGCGGCAATCCACCAGCAGCAGCGGCAATCAGACGAATACAGCAAAATGGGCACCACGCTGGTCAGCCTGTTTATCGATCGCGATTACCAGCTGGCCTATTGGGCGCACGCCGGCGACAGCCGTCTGTACCTGTTCCGCCGCGGCTACCTCTACGCCGTCACCACCGATCACAGCCTGATCCAACAAATGCAGGACGCCGGCTATCAGACCAGCGGCATCAACAGCAACCTGCTGTACTTCGCGCTGGGCCTGAACGAAGAGCGCGACGCTACCTACAGCGACGTGCTGCAGCTGGAAGACGGCGACGTGTTCCTGTTGTGCACCGACGGTTTCTGGCACAGCTTCAGCCAGTCCGAGCTCGAACAATCGCTGCATATGGTCAACTCGCCCAGCGAGTGGATCGCCCTGATGCAGCAGGCATGGAAGAAAAACAATAACAGCGATAACTACAGCGCTATCGCCGTCTGGATTGGCTCACCGCAGGAAACCACCCTGCTGCATTCGCTGGCGGATGCGGAGCGGTTTCTTTCCCGCGACTGAGTCGAGCGCAAATTTACAGCAAGGTTACCTATGAAATACTGGATGCCAGGGCTTGTCGCCCTGATGGCGATACCGGCCGCGCAGGCGGCGAATTATCGCCTGGTTTATTCCCCCAGCCAAAAGCTGGAAGTGTTTATCGATAACGTCAAAAACAGCCAGCCGGCAAGCTGGTGCGGCAAAACCATTCCGCTGCGCATCGTCTCCGCGCAGAGCAAGGACGCCGCAGTGCTGAATGACTTCCTGCCGCGCGTCGGCAACCTGCTGGAAAAACAGTGCGCCAAGGCCAGCCAGCTGCCGTGGATCCTCACCGACAAACGCGGTGAAAAACTGGCCTCCGGCGAGGCCAGCAAGGCGCGCGGCTGGAAACCGGTGCCTAAGCCGGCGGCCGACGAACCTGCCGCACCGCCGCAGCCCGCGATCCCCGCCGCCGTGGCCGTCACTTCACCGCCGGCGGCCAGCGCGCCGGCCCAGCGTTTCGATCTGCCGCAGGGGTGCCATTTCCGCACCTATTGGAACGGCGAAGCCAACGGCAGCGCGCTGTTTATCCCGAGCGGCGCCGCGCTGCGCTGCGGCGACGACGGTTGGCTGAGCGGCAGCGGCGAGATCGGTTTGCAGCAAAATGGCCAAACCGCGTCGCCGAGGCTGTCGTTCCATCAGGGTTACCCGCTGGCGAAGGTCAACGTCGGCGATCGTCCGCTGAGCGTGGTCAGCGCCAATGCCCAACGGCTGGTGCTGGGCGCCAACCCGCAGGCGCCGGGCAGCTTCCTGCTGCTGCCGTTCGAACCGCAGCTGCACGCCTGGTCGTTTGACGGCGTGGTGATCGTGGAAATGCCGCGCACCGACGCCGCCGATCCCGCCAAGGTCACCCAGCGCATCAAGCAGGCGCAAAGCGCATGGCAACCGTTGCTGAGCGCTCCGGCCACGCCGCTGACTTTCAGGCTGGTGGAAAAACTGGCCGACGATCGCGTTGATCCCGCCAGCGGCAGCTACCTGTCGGTTAACGACGCCACTCACTGATTATAAGGAAGGCCCTGTGAAATCATTAGCAAGCATGCTGCAAGGCGGTTCGGTCAGCGCGGCCATCGGCGCCGTGGAAAGTGAAATCAAGGCGCGCCCGGCGGATGCCGACCTGCGCGCCGCGCTGGTGCAGCTGCTGTGCCTGAGCGGCAACTGGCAGCGCGCCAATGCGCAGCTGAAGTCGTGGCAGGCGCTGAAGCCGATCGCTCAGCCCACCACCCTGCTGCTGATGCAGTCGGTCAGCGCGGAGCTGCAGCGCCAGGCGGTATTCGCCGGCGAGGCCGCGCCGGCGCTGCTGCAGCAGAATCAGCCCTGGCTGCAGCAGATGATCCAGGCGCTGGACCACGACGCGCGAGGAGAGGCCGAACAGGCGCAGGCGCTGCGCGACAGCGCGTTGGACGCCGCACCGGCCAGCGCCGGGCGGCTGACACTGGCTCAGGGCGAACAGGAGCAGCCGGTGGCCTTCGAATGGCTGACCGACGGCGACGGCCGCCTTGGCCCGGTGTGCGAGCTGGCGCTGAACGGCGTCTATTACTGGCTGCCGTTCGCCGATATCGCCGAAATTCAATTCCAGGCGCCGCAAAGCGCCATCGATCTGGTGTGGAGCCATGCGCTGGTACGCCTGCATGACGGCCGCGAACAGGTATGCCAGCTGCCCGCCCGCTACCCGCTGGCCGCAGACAGCGACGACGCCCTGCTGCTCGGCAAGCGCACCGAATGGCTGCCGCTGGGCGACGGCCCGCACTACGCCGGCCAGGGGCTGAAAACCTGGCTGAGCGAGAGCGAAGAATTTCCGTTGCACAGCCTGCGCCATCTGAGCTTTGGCGCGGACGCCTGACGATGAGCAACAAGCGACTCACCCATCATGACGGCGGCGATCTGCACCGCCAGGGCTACCGCTTCCGCCAGGACAGCGAGCGCCTGACGTCGCGCGACAAGATGCAGCCGGTGCTGCTCGACATGCTGACCGACGACGAGCCGCAGAAAAAGCAGGAAGCCCAGGTGCGCAATCTGGTGTCGCACAGCGAGCTGCGCCGCCGGGTATTGCGCGATCTGCAATGGCTGTTCAACTGCGTCAACAGCGAATCCAATCTCGACCTGGGCGATTTCCCGCAGGTGCGGCGCTCGACGCTGAACTACGGCATCGCCTCGCTGGCCGGCAAACGCATGTCGGACATCGAGTGGCTGGACATTCAGCGCGCGCTGACCGAATCCATTCTCAATTTCGAACCGCGCATCCTGCCCGAAGGGCTGCAGGTGCGCTGCGTTTCGGATACCGGCTCGCTGGAGCTGCACAACGTGTTGTCGATCGAGATCAAGGGCCGCCTGTGGTGCGTGCCCTATCCGCTGGAGTTTCTGTTCCGTACCGACGTGGACCTGGAAAACGGCCACTTCGATCTGAAAGACATAGGGTAAGGCGATGGACAGTAAACTTTTAGAGTATTACAACCGCGAGCTGGCCTATTTGCGCGAGATGGGCGCCGAGTTCGCCGAGCAGTATCCGAAGGTGGCGGGCCGCCTCGGCATGCGCGGCATCGACGTGGCGGATCCCTATATCGAGCGGCTGATGGAGGGCTTCGCCTTCCTCACCTCGCGCGTGCAGCTGAAAATGGACGCGGAGTTTCCGCGTTTTTCCCAGCGGCTGCTGGAAATCATCTATCCCAATTACCTGTCGCCGACCCCGTCGATGGCGATTGCCGAGCTGCAGCCCGACAGCAGCAAAGGCGACATCAGCAGCGGCTTCGTGGTGCCGCGCGGCACCATGATGGACAGCCAAACGCTGAAAAAGAGCGGCATCACCTGCAGCTACACCACCGCGCACGACGTTACCCTGCAGCCGGTGCGGCTGAAAAGCGTCGAGCTGGGCGGCATCCCCGCGGATATCCCGCTGGCCGCCCTGGGGCTGCAAAACAGCGGCTGCGTCAGCGCGCTGCGCATCCGGCTGGAATGCTATGAGAGCGTGACGCTCAACAACCTGCAGCTGGACCAGCTGATGTTCTACCTGGCCGGCCCGGACCTGCAGGCGCAACAGCTGCTGGAGCTGCTGATGCAGCACAGCGTCGGGCTGATTTGCCAAACGGTGGAAACCCAGCCGCAGCGGCGGGCGCTGGCGCTGGACGGGCTGCGGCAGGAAGGCTTCGCCGCCGAGCAGGCGCTGCTGCCCAACGACCTGCGCAATTTCGAAGGCTACCGCCTGCTGCAGGAATACTTCGCCTTCCCGGCGCGCTTCCAGTTTTTCAGCGTCAGCGGCATGAAGCCGCTGCTGCAAAGCGTGCGCGAAGGGAAAAAGGCGCTGCGCCAGTTCGAGATCGTGGTGCTGCTGGATCGTCAGGATGCGGCGCTGGAACGGGTGATCGACGTCGCCCATCTGGCGCTGCACTGCACGCCGGTGATCAACCTGTTCCCCAAGGTCGCCGAACGCATCACGGTCAGCGAAAAAAACCACGAATATCACCTGGTGGTCGACAACATCCGCCCGCTGGATTATGAGGTGTTCTCGGTGCAGCGGTTGGGCGGCAGCGCCAGCGAGAAACGCTACGAGCAAGAGTTCCGGCCGTTTTACAGCACCCTGAGCGCCGACGACGGCAACTACGGCGCCTATTTTTCGCTGCGCCGCGAGCAGCGCACGCTGTCCGAACACGCCCGCCGCTACGGTACCCGCACCGGCTACGTCGGTTCGGAGGTGTTCGTTTCGCTGGTGGACGAACGGCAATCGCCGTGGCACAGCGATCTGAAATACCTGACCGCCGACGTGCTGTGCACCAGCCGCGACCTGCCGCTGATGCTGCTGCAGCAGGATCAGGGCAACTTCGTGATGCCGGACTCGATCCCCATCAAACAGGTGACGCTGAAAAAGGGCCCCACGCCGCCCCGCCCGGCGCTGGCCGAAGGCATGATCACCTGGCGGCTGATCAGCCAGCTGCAGCTCAACTATCTCAGCATGATGGACGGCGATCCGGAACAGGGCGCCGCCAGCCTGCGCCAGCTGCTGGGGCTGTACGGCAACCTGAGCGAACCGGCGGTGGCCAAGCAAATCCAGGGCGTGCGCCACTGCAATCTGCGGCCGGTTTATCGCCGGGTGCCGGAACCGGGCCCGATCGTGTTTGCGCGCGGCATCGCCGTCGATCTGGCCGTCGACGAGCAGGCGTTTTCCGGCAGCAGCCCTTACCTGCTCGGCAGCGTGCTGGAGCGGCTGTTCGCCCGGCTGGTGGCGATGAACACCTTTACCGAAATGACGCTTTCCAGCCAGCAGCGCGGTGAAATCGCCCACTGGCAGGCGCGCATGGGCAAAAGGACGCTGATATGAGCGCAAACTTCACCGAACCCGAGCTGGCGGCGGCGCCGAAGATTAGCGCGCTGCACCGCCTGCCGGCGGATTTCTGGCTGCGGCTGAGCCAGGCGCCCTACAAGCAGGATCTGTTTCAGCTGCTGCGACGCATCGACGCCCAGGGCGGGCAGCGCTACCTGCTGGGCCGCGCCCCGCTGCCGCGCCACGAAATGCTGCGGCTGGGGCAAGAGCCTTCGCTGTCGTTCGCGCCGTCGACGCTGGCGCAGGTCAGCCCGCGTCCGCAAAGCCCGCTGCACGACGTCTCGATTTTCAGCTTCGGCCTGTTCGGCCCCAACGGGCCGCTGCCGCTGCACCTGACCGAATACGTGCGCGAACGGGTTTATCACCATCAGGACACCACCCTGCTGGCCTTCGCCAACCTGTTTCACCACCGGCTGACGCTACTGTTTTACCGCGCCTGGGCCGACGCGCAGCCGACGGTATCGCTGGATCGCCCGGACAACCGGCGCTTCGACGACTACCTGTCGAGCCTGATCGGCATCGGCCAGCCGGCGCAGCGGCAGCGCGACAGCATCAACGCCCACGCCAAGCATTTTATGGCCGGTCACCTGATTCGCCACAGCCGCGATCCGGAAGGGCTGTGCAAGATTTTACAGCAGTATTTCAACGTACCGGTGCGCATCGTGGAGAACGTGCCGCACTGGCTGCGGGTGGAAAAACGCGAGCAGGCGCGCCTCAAGGCGGGCCGCGGCGCGCCACGGCTCGGCGAGTCTTCGTTCCTCGGCATCGCGGTGCGCGACATACAGCACAAGTTCCGCATCGAGCTGGGGCCGATGTCGCTGGAAAACTATACGCGTTTTCTGCCCGGCGCCGACCTCTGCCTGCAGCTGCGTGACTGGGTGCGCCAATATCTGGGCATCGAATTTGTCTGGGAAGTGCGGCTGGTTCTGGCGCGGGATCAGCTGAGCGGCACCCAGCTCGGCGGCGCCCAACGCCTGGGGTTGAGCAGTTGGATGACCTCCCCCCGCCGGCAACGCGATCTCGACGATTTGACCTTCAGCCCCGAACCGCTGGAAAACCCGTTCTGACCCTTGTTCTGGCCGGAGCCGCACGGCGCTCCGCCACTCTGAGACCTGAGGAAAACCATGTCTGAAATCAGCCGCTCGGTATTATTTGGCAAACTGGATAGCCTGTTATTCACCTCTCTGGAAAGTGCGACGGCGTTTTGCAAGCTGCGC
Proteins encoded in this region:
- a CDS encoding type VI secretion system accessory protein TagJ; the protein is MKSLASMLQGGSVSAAIGAVESEIKARPADADLRAALVQLLCLSGNWQRANAQLKSWQALKPIAQPTTLLLMQSVSAELQRQAVFAGEAAPALLQQNQPWLQQMIQALDHDARGEAEQAQALRDSALDAAPASAGRLTLAQGEQEQPVAFEWLTDGDGRLGPVCELALNGVYYWLPFADIAEIQFQAPQSAIDLVWSHALVRLHDGREQVCQLPARYPLAADSDDALLLGKRTEWLPLGDGPHYAGQGLKTWLSESEEFPLHSLRHLSFGADA
- the tssG gene encoding type VI secretion system baseplate subunit TssG, whose translation is MSANFTEPELAAAPKISALHRLPADFWLRLSQAPYKQDLFQLLRRIDAQGGQRYLLGRAPLPRHEMLRLGQEPSLSFAPSTLAQVSPRPQSPLHDVSIFSFGLFGPNGPLPLHLTEYVRERVYHHQDTTLLAFANLFHHRLTLLFYRAWADAQPTVSLDRPDNRRFDDYLSSLIGIGQPAQRQRDSINAHAKHFMAGHLIRHSRDPEGLCKILQQYFNVPVRIVENVPHWLRVEKREQARLKAGRGAPRLGESSFLGIAVRDIQHKFRIELGPMSLENYTRFLPGADLCLQLRDWVRQYLGIEFVWEVRLVLARDQLSGTQLGGAQRLGLSSWMTSPRRQRDLDDLTFSPEPLENPF
- the tssF gene encoding type VI secretion system baseplate subunit TssF → MDSKLLEYYNRELAYLREMGAEFAEQYPKVAGRLGMRGIDVADPYIERLMEGFAFLTSRVQLKMDAEFPRFSQRLLEIIYPNYLSPTPSMAIAELQPDSSKGDISSGFVVPRGTMMDSQTLKKSGITCSYTTAHDVTLQPVRLKSVELGGIPADIPLAALGLQNSGCVSALRIRLECYESVTLNNLQLDQLMFYLAGPDLQAQQLLELLMQHSVGLICQTVETQPQRRALALDGLRQEGFAAEQALLPNDLRNFEGYRLLQEYFAFPARFQFFSVSGMKPLLQSVREGKKALRQFEIVVLLDRQDAALERVIDVAHLALHCTPVINLFPKVAERITVSEKNHEYHLVVDNIRPLDYEVFSVQRLGGSASEKRYEQEFRPFYSTLSADDGNYGAYFSLRREQRTLSEHARRYGTRTGYVGSEVFVSLVDERQSPWHSDLKYLTADVLCTSRDLPLMLLQQDQGNFVMPDSIPIKQVTLKKGPTPPRPALAEGMITWRLISQLQLNYLSMMDGDPEQGAASLRQLLGLYGNLSEPAVAKQIQGVRHCNLRPVYRRVPEPGPIVFARGIAVDLAVDEQAFSGSSPYLLGSVLERLFARLVAMNTFTEMTLSSQQRGEIAHWQARMGKRTLI
- a CDS encoding type VI secretion system baseplate subunit TssE; its protein translation is MSNKRLTHHDGGDLHRQGYRFRQDSERLTSRDKMQPVLLDMLTDDEPQKKQEAQVRNLVSHSELRRRVLRDLQWLFNCVNSESNLDLGDFPQVRRSTLNYGIASLAGKRMSDIEWLDIQRALTESILNFEPRILPEGLQVRCVSDTGSLELHNVLSIEIKGRLWCVPYPLEFLFRTDVDLENGHFDLKDIG